A genome region from Sceloporus undulatus isolate JIND9_A2432 ecotype Alabama chromosome 1, SceUnd_v1.1, whole genome shotgun sequence includes the following:
- the LOC121916904 gene encoding FACT complex subunit SSRP1-like, producing MLWLNANRDKIRSDSPGMSVTDVSKKAGELWKAMSKEKKEEWDRKAEDAKRDYERAMKDYNERGKADSSKKEIPKKKKKPEKPGKGKPEKKIAASSKSAISKSPSKQLGESFKSKEFVSSDESSSGDDKKEDSDEEEIASTPPSSAESASGSD from the exons atgctctggctcaatgctaatcGTGACAAGATCAGGTCAGATAGTCCTGGCATGAGTGTTACTGATGTGTCCAAGAAGGCTGGAGAACTCTGGAAAGCAATgtcaaaagagaagaaggag GAATGGGATCGCAAAGCTGAAGATGCCAAGAGGGACTATGAGAGAGCCATGAAGGACTACAATGAAAGAGGAAAGGCAGATAGCTCCAAGAA AGAAATacccaagaaaaaaaagaagccaGAAAAGCCTGGGAAAGGAAAGCCAGAGAAGAAGATAGCTGCATCTTCAAAATCAGCTATCAGCAAGAGCCCTTCTAAGCAGCTAGGAGAGAGCTTCAAGAGCAAGGAGTTTGTGTCCAGTGATGAAAGTTCCTCAGGTGATGACAAGAAGGAG GACTCAGATGAGGAGGAGATTGCTAGCACCCCACCCAGCTCAGCAGAGTCCGCTTCTGGCTCAGATTAG